A single region of the Streptomyces sp. NBC_00425 genome encodes:
- a CDS encoding DUF6083 domain-containing protein, with amino-acid sequence MGAIQDRDQSACHRCGETGHAVRERGRFGLMASYCQGCWNTLANEMAEADGATATPRPDPDPDDVTWIEPPLCAECGALVRIYPTNYDRWVSLAMVELPAKDVPEAFRWRVTRLPGRSLIPTDIVAVRVRGIDPLPSEPVVPAHRMMCIPEWGEP; translated from the coding sequence ATGGGGGCGATTCAGGATCGTGACCAGTCGGCATGCCATCGCTGCGGGGAGACCGGCCACGCCGTGCGTGAGCGCGGACGGTTCGGCCTCATGGCGAGCTACTGCCAGGGGTGCTGGAACACCCTCGCCAACGAGATGGCCGAAGCCGATGGGGCCACGGCCACACCCAGACCGGATCCCGACCCCGACGACGTGACATGGATCGAGCCCCCTCTTTGCGCAGAATGCGGAGCATTGGTCCGCATATATCCCACCAACTACGATCGATGGGTCAGTCTCGCCATGGTGGAGTTGCCCGCCAAAGACGTCCCAGAGGCATTCAGGTGGCGTGTGACGAGACTTCCGGGGCGATCCCTCATCCCCACGGATATTGTGGCCGTACGTGTCCGTGGAATCGATCCGCTACCGAGCGAACCCGTCGTGCCGGCTCACCGCATGATGTGCATCCCCGAGTGGGGAGAGCCGTAG